Sequence from the Piscinibacter sp. HJYY11 genome:
CCGTGGTGACCGAGGCGACGGTCAAGCTCGTGCCCAAGCCGCGCCTCGCGCGCTGCATCATGGCGAGCTTCGACGACATCCGCCGCGCCGGTGATGCGGTGGCGGCCATCATCGCGGCCGGCATCATCCCGGCCGGCCTCGAGATGATGGACAAGCCGATGATCGCCGCCGTCGAAGACTTCGTGCACGCCGGCTACGACGTCGACGCTGCCGCCATCCTGCTCTGCGAGAGCGACGGTACGCCCGAAGAGGTGGCCGAGGAGATCGGCCGCATGCAGGACGTGCTGATCGAAAGTGGCGCCACCCGCATGGAAGTGAGCCGCGACGAGACCCAGCGCCTGCGCTTCTGGAGCGGCCGGAAAAATGCCTTCCCCGCCAGCGGCCGCATCAGCCCCGACTACATGTGCATGGACTCGACCATCCCGCGCAAGCGCTTGGCCGACATCCTCATCGCCATCGCCGAGATGGAGAAGAAGTACCAGCTCCGCTGCGTCAACGTCTTCCACGCGGGCGACGGCAACCTGCACCCGCTCATCCTCTTCGATGCCAACGACCCCGACCAGCTGCGCCGCTGCGAGCTCTTCGGCGCCGATATCCTGGAGACCAGCGTGGCGATGGGCGGCACGGTGACCGGCGAGCACGGCGTGGGCGTCGAGAAGCTCGCGTCGATGTGCGTGCAGTTCTCCTCGGCCGAGCGGGCGCAGATGTTTGGCGTGAAGCACGCCTTCGACCCGGCGGGGCTCCTGAACCCTGGCAAGGTCATCCCCACGCTGCACCGTTGTGCCGAGTACGGAAAGATGCACGTCAAGAAAGGGCTCCTGCCCTTCGCCGACCTGCCGCGCTTTTAAGCACCTACCCGGCTCATGCCGGGGCCCCTTCCTATAATTCCGTCCCCCAAGGAGGCGGGCGTTCGTGCGTCTGTCCGAAGAGCGAGCCAACGAGCCGAGCCCATGAACCCCGACTTCAAGCCCACCGAGATCGAGCGTGCCGCCCAGGCCGCCTGGAAAGCCGCCGATGCCTACCGCGTGACCGAAGACGCGAGCAAGCAGAAGTTCTACGCCTGCTCGATGCTGCCCTACCCGAGCGGCAAGCTGCACATGGGCCATGTGCGCAACTACACCATCAACGACATGCTCACGCGCCAGTTGCGCATGAAGGGCATGAACGTGCTGATGCCCATGGGCTGGGACGCCTTCGGCCTGCCGGCCGAAAACGCCGCCATCAAGAACAAGGTGCCGCCGGCCAAGTGGACCTACGACAACATCGCCTACATGAAGGGCCAGATGCAGGCGATGGGCCTGGCCATCGACTGGAGCCGCGAGGTCGCGACCTGCTCGCCCGACTACTACCGCTGGAACCAGTGGCTGTTCCTCAAGATGCTGAAGGCCGGCATCGCCGAGCGCCGCACGCAGGTGGTGAACTGGGACCCGGTCGACCAGACCGTGCTCGCCAACGAGCAGGTGATCGATGGCAAGGGCTGGCGCTCCGGCGCGCCGGTCGAGAAGCGCGAGATCCCCGGCTACTACCTCAACATCACCAAGTACGCCGAGGAGTTGCTGGAGCATGTGACGCACAAGCTCCCGGGCTGGCCCGAGCGCGTGAAGCTGATGCAGGAGAACTGGATCGGCAAGAGCGAAGGTGTGCGCTTCGCCTTCACGCACAGCATTGCCGGCCCTGACGGCAAGCTGATCCAGGACGGCAAGCTCTACGTCTTCACCACGCGTGCCGACACCATCATGGGCGTGACCTTCGCTGCCGTGGCGCCCGAGCACCCGCTGGCCGCGCACGCGGCCCGTGCCAACCCGGCGGTCGCCGCCTTCATCGAAGAGTGCAAGACCGGCGGCACGACCGAAGCCGAGCTCGCGACGCAAGAGAAGAAGGGCGTGCCCACCGGCTTGCATGTCTCGCACCCGATCACTGGCGAAGCGGTGCCGGTGTGGGTCGGCAACTACGTGCTGATGAGCTACGGCGACGGCGCGGTGATGGGCGTGCCGGCGCACGACGAGCGCGACTTCGCCTTCGCCAAGAAGTACGGCATCGATATCCTCGAAGTCGTGCACGTGGACGGCGAGCACTACAGCTACGACCACTGGCAGGACTGGTACGCCGACAAGCAGCGCGGCGTGACCATCAACTCCGACAACTTCAGCGGCCTCAAGTACCAGGATGCGGTCAATGCCGTGGCCAAGGCGCTGGCCGCCAAGGGCCTGGGCGAGAAGAAGACCACCTGGCGCCTGCGCGACTGGGGCATCAGCCGCCAGCGCTACTGGGGCACCCCCATCCCCATCATCCACTGCGACGAGCACGGCCCGGTGCCGGTGCCCGAGCGCGACCTGCCGGTCGTGCTGCCCGAAGACGTGGTGCCCGACGGCAGCGGCAACCCGCTGAACAAGAACGAAGCCTTCCTGGCCTGCAAGTGCCCGGTCTGCGGCAAGCCTGCACGCCGCGAGACCGACACGATGGACACCTTCGTCGACAGCTCGTGGTACTTCATGCGCTACTGCGACGCGAAGAACGACAAGGCGATGGTCGGCGCCGGCACGCAGTACTGGATGCCGATGGACCAGTACATCGGCGGCATCGAGCACGCGATCCTGCACCTGCTGTACGCCCGCTTCTGGACCAAGGTCATGCGCGACCTGGGCCTGGTGAAGGTCGACGAGCCCTTCACCAAGCTGCTGACCCAAGGCATGGTGCTCAACGAAGCCTTCTCGCGCACCGACGGCGGCAAAGAGTACTTCTGGGCCCACGAGCTCGACATCGTGCGCGACGAACACGCGCACGTGCTCTCGGCCACGCTCAAGGCCGACGGCAAGCCGGTGACCTACGAGGGCTGGACGACCATGTCCAAGTCCAAGAACAACGGCGTCGACCCGCAGGACCTGATCGAGCGCTACGGCGCCGACACCGCGCGCCTCTTCGTGATGTTCGCCTCGCCGCCGGAGCAGACGCTGGAGTGGAACGACGCCGGCGTCGACGGCGCGCACCGCTTCCTGCGCCGTGTGTGGAACTACGCCGCGAAGAACGCCGAGGCCCTGCGCGCCACCGGCGACACGACCGGCGGCGACGGTGCCGAGGCGAAGGCGCTGCGCCGCGAGGTGCACACGGTGCTCAAGCAGATCACCTACGACTACGAGCGCATGCAGTACAACACCGTGGTCTCCGGTGCGATGAAGCTGCTCAACGCGCTCGAAGGCTTCAAGGTCGGTGCACCCGCGGTGATCCGAGAGGCCTTCGGCATCCTGCTGCGTGCGCTGTACCCGGCCTGCCCGCACATCACCTGGCAGCTGTGGCAGGACCTCGGCTACGCCACCGTGCACGGCGACCTGCTCGATGCACCCTGGCCGCAGGTCGACGAAGGTGCCTTGGTGCAGGACGAGATCGAGCTGATGCTGCAGGTCAACGGCAAGCTGCGTGGCGCCATCAAGGTGCCGGCGACGGCCGACAAGGCGGCGATCGAAGCGGCGGCGCTGGCGAGCCCGGACTTCATCAAGTTCGCAGAAGGCAAGGCGCCGAAGAAGATCATCATCGTGCCGGGCCGCCTGGTGAACGTGGTGGTGGGGTGATCAATCCCCGACGTTCGTTCGTCCTCGGGCTGGCGGCCCTGTCCGCCGGCTGCGGCTTCCAGCTGCGCCGCGCACCCGAGCTGCGCTTCAAGACCATCTACCTCTCCGGTTTCAAGCCGCACTCGCCGCTGGCCGAAGAGCTGCGCCGCCAGATCGCGTCGACCACCACCACCCGCGTGGTCGAGGTGCCGGCGCAGGCCGAGGTCGTCTTCGACGGCCAGACCGACAAGCGCGGCAAGGGCGTGGTGGTCACGACGGCGGCAGGCGAGGTGCGCGAGATCCAGCTGCGCCTGCATCTGCAGTTCCGCCTGCACACGCTCGCCGGCAAGGAGCTGATCCCGTCGACCGCGATCGCGCTGACGCGCGACATGACCTACAACGAGCGCGATGCCTTGGGCAAGGAGCAGGAAGAAGAGATGCTCTACCGCGCGATGCAGAGCGACATCGCGAACCAGGTGTTGCGCCGGTTGGCAGCCGTGCGTTCGTTGTAGAGAATCACGATTCATGCAGGTACGCGCCGACCAGCTCGCCCCCCATCTCGCCAAAGGGCTGCGCCCGCTCTACGTCGTCTACGGCGACGAGCCGCTGCTGGCACAGGAGGCGACCGACGCCATCCGCGCCGCGGCGCGCGCCGCCGGCCACACCGAGCGCCAGGTGCACACCGTCGCCGGCGCGCATTTCGACTGGAGCGGCCTGCTGGGCGCCTCGCAGGCGATGAGCCTGTTTGCCGACAAGCAGCTGATCGAGATCCGCATTCCGTCCGGCAAGCCCGGCAAGGACGGCTCCGAGGCCCTGCAGCGCTACTGCGAGACGCTGAGCGACGACGTGGTCACCATCGTCACCTTGCCCAAGCTCGACCGCACGCAGCAGAGCAGCGCCTGGTTCACCGCGCTCGACGGCGCGGGCGTGACGGTGCCGGTGTTCGCGATCGAGCGCAAGGCCTTGCCGGCGTGGATCGCGCAGCGCCTGGCCGCGCAGGGCCAGCGGGTGCAGGGCGGTGAGGCGGGGCAGCAGGCGCTGGCCTTTTTCTCCGACCGCGTGGAAGGCAACCTGCTCGCGGCCCACCAGGAAATTCAGAAGCTTGCGCTGCTCTACCCCGCGGGTGAACTGAGTTTCGAGCAGATCGAAGCGGCGGTGCTCAACGTGGCGCGCTACGACGTCTTCAAGCTCGGCGAGGCGGTGCTCGCCGGCCAGGCCACGCGTGCGCTGCGCATGCTCGACGGCCTGCAGGCCGAAGGCGAGGCCGCGGTGCTCGTGCACTGGACGCTCGCCAACGACATCCTCTCGCTCAAGCGTGTGCGTGATGCGATGAACCATGGCAAGCCCTTGCCGATGGCGCTGCGCGAGGCGCGGGTGTGGGGCGCAAAGGAGCGCCTCTTCGAGCGCGCCGTGCCGCTGCTCACCGACAACGCGCTCGCCCAGCTGGTCGAAGCCGCGCAGATCTGCGACGGTCTTGCCAAGGGCCTCAAGCACCCCGACTGGCCGCTCGACGCCTGGGAAGGCTTGAAGCGGCTGGTGCTGATGCTCGTGCAGTGGACGGCGGGCGGGGGCCCGCGCAAGAGCGTTCGGCTGGCGCTCACCGCCTGATCAATAGCCTTTCGTCCGGTCGACCAGGTGTGACAACGGTCGCCCTTCGCGGAAGGCGTTGAGGTTGGCGACCGCGATGCCGGTCGCACTGCTGAGGTCGGTCAGCGCCGCCGCATGCGGCAGCAGCGTCACCTGCGGGTGCACCCAGAAGCGGTGGTTCGGCGGCAGCGGCTCGGTGTGGAAGACATCGAGCACCGCGCGCCCGATGCGGCCGTTGTCGAGTGCGGCCAGCAGCGCCGCTTCCACCACGTGCTGGCCGCGCGCCAGGTTCACGAAGCCGGCGCCGCGCTTCATCTGCGAGAAACGGCGCTCGTCGAAGAGCGAATGCGTGCGCACGGTGAGCGGCAAGAGGTTGATCACCACGTCAGCCACGCGCAGCAGGTCGGCCAGGGCGTGGTCGCCATGGCAGGTGTCCACGCCGACCATGATGCGCTGGCGGCGGCTCCAGCCGCTCACGAAGTAGCCATTGCCGGCCAGTCGCAACGCAACCGCGCGGCCCATCTCGCCGAGGCCGAGCACGGCCACGTGCACCTGATCGGCACGGCGCTGCGGCAGCTGTTGCCACACACCGGCGCGCTGCTGCTCGGCGTAGCGGAAGTAGTCGCGGTGCAGGCTCAAGGTGGCCCACAGCGCCGTCTCGGCCATCGCGGCGCTCATCGCCGGGTCGACCATGCGCGCGAGGGGCACGTCGCTCGGCAGGCTGTCGTCGCGCAGCAGCTTGTCGACGCCGGCCCACATCGACTGGATGAAGCCCAGGCGCGGCAGGTCCTTGAGTGCACCGGCGGGCGGGTTGGCGACGATGGCCATGGTGATGTCGCCATCGGTGGCCGGGTGGCGCTCGGTGAGCACCGGCACGCCGGGCAAGGCTGCTCGCAACTGCTCGGCCCAGGCGGCGAGGGCGTCGGGCGCGAAGTCGGTGGCGAGCAGCAGGCTCATCGCGCGCGGGCGAGCAGGGCCGCCAGCGCGGCGTCGACGGTCTGCTCGCGGACGTCGCTGCGCGAGCCGTCGAGTTGCAGCAGCACGGGCTGTGTCGTGGCGCCATGCTGCGCCACGGCCAGCCACACCGTGCCGACGGGCTTGCCGGGCGTCGCACCGCCCGGGCCGGCGATGCCGGTGACGGCCACGGCGAGCTCGACACGCGCCGCGCGCAACGCACCCTCGGCCATCGCCTGCGCCACCTCGGCGCTCACGGCGCCATGCTGCGCGATGAGCGCAGGCGGCACGCCGATCAGCTCGGTCTTGGCCTCGTTGGAGTAGGTGACGAAGCCACGCTCGAACCAGTCGCTGGAGCCGGCGATCGCGGTGCAGGCGGCGGCGATCAGCCCACCGGTGCACGACTCGGCCGTCGCGAGGTGCCAGCCCTTCGCGCGCAGCGCCTGCGCGAGCGTGGCGACGGCGTCATCCCAGCGGGAGAGGGCGTGGCTCACACCCACCTCCACAGCGCGATCACGAGCAGCGTGCACAGCGCCGCCACGAGGTCGTCGAACAGGATGCCGAAGCCCTGGCCCCAGCCGATGGGCGCGCCGCGCTTGCCCTTGAAGAGGCCGTCGGCCCAGGCCACCGGGCCGGGCTTGACCGCATCGAAGAAGCGGAAGAGGGCGAAGGCGATGAACTGCGCCCACCAGCCGGCGGGGGTCACCAGCCACAGCACGGCCCAGAAGGCGATGACCTCGTCCCACACGATGGCACTCGGGTCGGCCGTGTGGAGGTGGCGCGCGGTCACCGTGCTCGCCCACCAGCCGACGAGCGTGCCGAAGGCGAGCAGCAGCGCCCAGTGCAGGTCGCTCAGGTGCGGCTGCATGACCAGGAAGGCGAGCCATGCCCACAGCGTGCCCACGGTGCCGGGGGCGATGGGCGAGAGGCCGCTGCCGAAGCCGAGGGCGATCACGTGCGCCGGGTGGCGCAGCAGGAAGCGCGCGGTGGGCTTGACGGGTGCCGGGCGCAGCGGCGGGTTCAGCGGCGCGGGCGTGGCGGGGTCGGCCGTGCTCATGACTTGAAGTGGTCGAAGGAGCCGAAATGGTGGGGCACCGCCTGACCGCGGGCATCGGCGAGCGTGAGCCGGCCGCTGTCGTCGATGCGGCCGATGCGGGTCACCCTCGTCGCGGCCCGCTTCGCGGCCGCGTGCACGGCGTCGGCCTTTGACGCAGGGGCGGTGAACACGAGCTCGTAGTCGTCGCCGCCGGCGAGCGTGCACTCGCGCTGCAGTGCGAGCGGTTGGGCGGCCAGCACGTCGCTGCGCGGCAGGAGGTCGACCTCGACACACGCGCCGACCTGCGAGCGCTGGAGGATGTGGCCGAGGTCCCCGAGCAGGCCGTCGGACACATCGATCGCGCTGCTCGCGATGCCGCGCAACGCAAGCCCGAGGGCCACGCGCGGCTGCGGCTGCTCCATCGCCACACGCACCTGCTCGAAGTGATCGCCACCGAGGGCCACCGTGCCGCGAAAGGCTTCGAGCGCGAGGCGCGCGTCGCCCACCTGGCCGCTCACGTAGAGGTCGTCGCCGGCGCGTGCGCCGCTGCGCAGCAGGGCCTGGCCGGGCGGCACTTCGCCGAAGACGGTGATGCAGAGGGTGAGCGCACCTTGTGTCGTGTCACCGCCCGCGAGCTCGCAGCCATGCGCATCGGCCAGGGTCAGCAGGCCGCGCGAGAAGCCTTCGAGGAACCGGTCGTCGACGCGCGGCATCGACAAGGCCAGCGTGAACGCCAGCGGCCTGGCACCACACGCCGCAAGGTCGCTGAGGTTCACCGCCAGGGCCTTGTGGCCGAGACGCTCAGGCGCGACGGTCGACAGGAAATGCCGGCCTTCGACCAGCATGTCGCTGCTCACCGCCAGCTGCATGCCGGGCGCGGGCTGGAGCAGTGCACAGTCGTCGCCCACGCCGAGCGCCACCCGCTGCACCGGCCGCGTGAAGTACTTGCCGATGAGGTCGAACTCGCCGAGGGGCGTGGAGGTCGTGGGCACTGCTGCGGTGGCTCGTGAGAGGGCCGCGATTATCGGCCGCCGTCTGACGGCAGTGCGCGCAGCAGGTTGGCCAGCTCGACCGCCGATTTGACGTCCATCTTCTCGAACACGCGGGCGCGGTGCACTTCCACCGTGCGCACGCTGATGTTGAGCTGGTCGGCGATCAGCTTGTTGGCCAGGCCGTCGATCACGAGGTGCATCACGTCGCGCTCGCGGTCGGTGAGTTCACCCAGGCGCTTGCGCACGCTGGTTTCGTCGCGCCGCCTCAGCAGGGCTTCGGTGCTGGCCTGCAGCGCCTGCTCGACACGGTCGACCAGGGCGTTGTCGGAGAAGGGCTTCTCGACGAAGTCGAAGGCACCGCGCTTGACGGCGGCCACCGCGGTCGGCACGTCGCCGTGGCCGGTGAGGAAGATCACCGGCATCAGCGAGAGCAGCCCCCGCTCGATCAGCCGCTCGAAGAGCACCAGGCCGCTGGTGCCGGGCATGCGCACGTCGAGCAGCAGGCAGCTGGGCGCGACTGGCCAGTGGGCGGTGCCACCCGCCCCCGCGCCCGGTGGGCCGATGCGCGAGTGCAGCATCGCCTCGAAGGCTTCGGCGCTGGCGAAGCCTTCCGACAGCAGGCGCCGTGTGCGCAGGAGCCAGGCGAGGGCATCGCGCACGACGTCTTCGTCGTCCACCAGGTAGACCATCGGCAGGCCGAGCTGCGGGGTGGGGTTCACGTCCATCGGAGGTTCGCTTTCAGGAGGCAGACTCCGCCGTGCTGGCTTTCTTGGCCACTTGGCCCATGGGCGCAGCAGGCAGGGTGAACCGGAATTCTGCGCCTCCTGCACGGTTGGGGCTGGCGGCCGGCGCTGGCAGGTTCTGGAAGTCGAGCACGCCGCCGTGCTGCTCGATCACCGTGCGGCACAGGCTCAAGCCCAGGCCCATGCCTTCGGCGCGGGTGGTGAAAAAGGGCGTGAAGAGGCGCTGCGCCACATCGGGTGCGACGCCGCGGCCATGGTCGATGACGCTGAAGGTGACCCAGCGGTCATGCGTCTGCCGCACGCGGATCAGGAGCTCGCGCTTGGGCAGCGGCGTGGTCGTCTCCATCGCCTGGATGCCGTTGCGGCTCAGGTTGAGCAGCACCTGCTCGAGCATGGTCCGGTCGCACTCCACGTGCGGCAGCGGCGTGGGCAGGTCGAGCTCGATGCGCGCGCCGCTCTTGCGGGCCTGCAGGCGAACCAGCGGCAGCACCGACTCGATCAGGTCGTCGACGCGGACCACCTCCCGCGCCTGCTCGCGGCGGCGCACGAAGTCGTGCACGCTCTTGATCACGCGGCCGGCCCGCTCGGCCTGCTCGGCGATGCGCTGCGCGGCCTGGCGCAGCAGCGACTGCGTTTCGGCTCGCGCTTCGGCGCTGTCGGCCTGAGCTGTGTCGTTCATCAGGTTGAGCGAGCCGGTGGCATAGCTCGCGATGGCGGCCAGCGGCTGGTTGAGTTCGTGGCTCAGCAGCGAGGCCATCTCGCCGACGGTGGCCAGCCGCGCGGTGGCCTGCAGGCGCTCCTGCTGCTGGCGAGAGATCTCTTCCACGCGGCGCTGGCCGCTCACGTCGAGCGCGGTGCTCATCCAGCCGGTGTGGTGGCCCTGGCCATCGACCAGTGGGGCCTCGAAGATCATCACCGCGAAGCGCTCGCCGTTCTTGCGCATGAAGACCGTCTCGTAGCCTTCGGCCGGCGGCGGTGTGGCGCCCGTCAGGCGCACCTGCTGCCGCGCGGTGTACTCCTGCACATGCTCGGGCGGCCAGTAGGGCGGCAGTGCCTGGCCCACCAGTTCCTGCGCACTGAAGCCGACCATGTTGCAGAAGGCCGGGTTGACGTAGGTGATGCGGCCCTGCAGGTCGCGCGCGCGCAGGCCGGTGATGAGCGAGTCTTCCATCGCCTTGCGCACGGCGAGTGCCTCGGCCAGGGCCGCCTCGGCTTCGGCGCGGCGGCGCACGTCGCGCGCGAGCAGCACCACCACGGCGCCGAGGGCGAGCGTGAGGCTCAGCACGAGGGCGATGGTGAGGTTGGGGATGAGGCGGGCGCGGCCCTTGCCGCTGTCGACCCGCAGCTGCAGCGTGAGGCCGGGCAGGTCGAGCACACGGTCGCTGCGGAAGACGCCGGTGCCGCGCGGCAGGCCGGCACGTGCAAGCCGGGTGCCGTCGCCTTCGACGAACGAGAGCTCGTGGTTGCGCGTCACGTCGGCCGCCACCACGTCGTGGAGCAGCTGCGTGAGCGAGAAGGTGCCGACGAGGTAGCCGGTGATTTCGCCGGCGGCCTGAGCGGGCAGGCACACGTCGACCACCTCCAGCCCCATGCCGCCGGGCAGCGGCACGAAGTAGCTGCGCGAATACGACGGGCCGGCCTGGCGCTGTGCGTTGGCGCAGGCGAGCTGCGCCTCGAAGTCCATGCGGTCGCGCGGGATCTGCGTGAAGATAGCCGTCTGGTAAGGCGAGTTGACGGCCGATTCCACGCGAAAGGAGGTGTCGCGGCGCTCCACGCGCAGCAGCTCGCGGCGTGCACGCAACAGCTCGCCGGCATCGGCCCGCCACTGGAGGATGGGCGGGTTGTTCCAGGTCAGGGCCTGCAGGTCCTGCAGGTCGCCGCTGAGGGCGTGGCGCAGGTCACCGATGGCGCTGGCGGCGGCTGCGTCGACCTGCTCCTGCGCACGGTTGTTCTCGTAGTCGAGTGTCAGCCACACCAGCAGCGACTGCGCGACCAGCAGCAGCCCCACCAGCGCGCCCCACAGCAGCGCCCGGCGCCAGCGCCGTGGGCGGGCCGGCACGGAGGGAGGGCTGAGAGTGGAGTTGTACATGGCGGTCGCGAGGGTGCCGCCAGTATTGCGGACGCGCGTGCAGCGACGATACGCAATTACGCGCACGACGCTGGGCAGCCCGCTCCTACAATCGCTGCCCACCGTTCGCGCCCCCCGGCGCACGTGACTCCAACACGAGAGATGGCCATGAGCTCTTCAGAAGAAAAGCGTGCCGAGCTGCGCCGCGCTGCACTCGAGTACCACGAGTTCCC
This genomic interval carries:
- a CDS encoding FAD-linked oxidase C-terminal domain-containing protein is translated as MNTNVSPSQSAQNERVARRAQVVSELAAALPPHALLWHTEDTVPYECDGLTAYREQPLAVALPETEEQVAAVLRTCHRLQVPVVARGAGTGLSGGAMPHRMGVTLSLAKFNRILKVDPLSRTAVVQCGVRNLAISEAAAPHGLYYAPDPSSQIACTIGGNVAENSGGVHCLKYGLTVHNVLRVRGFTMEGEPVEFGSEAFDVPGLDLMAVMVGSEGMLAVVTEATVKLVPKPRLARCIMASFDDIRRAGDAVAAIIAAGIIPAGLEMMDKPMIAAVEDFVHAGYDVDAAAILLCESDGTPEEVAEEIGRMQDVLIESGATRMEVSRDETQRLRFWSGRKNAFPASGRISPDYMCMDSTIPRKRLADILIAIAEMEKKYQLRCVNVFHAGDGNLHPLILFDANDPDQLRRCELFGADILETSVAMGGTVTGEHGVGVEKLASMCVQFSSAERAQMFGVKHAFDPAGLLNPGKVIPTLHRCAEYGKMHVKKGLLPFADLPRF
- the leuS gene encoding leucine--tRNA ligase translates to MNPDFKPTEIERAAQAAWKAADAYRVTEDASKQKFYACSMLPYPSGKLHMGHVRNYTINDMLTRQLRMKGMNVLMPMGWDAFGLPAENAAIKNKVPPAKWTYDNIAYMKGQMQAMGLAIDWSREVATCSPDYYRWNQWLFLKMLKAGIAERRTQVVNWDPVDQTVLANEQVIDGKGWRSGAPVEKREIPGYYLNITKYAEELLEHVTHKLPGWPERVKLMQENWIGKSEGVRFAFTHSIAGPDGKLIQDGKLYVFTTRADTIMGVTFAAVAPEHPLAAHAARANPAVAAFIEECKTGGTTEAELATQEKKGVPTGLHVSHPITGEAVPVWVGNYVLMSYGDGAVMGVPAHDERDFAFAKKYGIDILEVVHVDGEHYSYDHWQDWYADKQRGVTINSDNFSGLKYQDAVNAVAKALAAKGLGEKKTTWRLRDWGISRQRYWGTPIPIIHCDEHGPVPVPERDLPVVLPEDVVPDGSGNPLNKNEAFLACKCPVCGKPARRETDTMDTFVDSSWYFMRYCDAKNDKAMVGAGTQYWMPMDQYIGGIEHAILHLLYARFWTKVMRDLGLVKVDEPFTKLLTQGMVLNEAFSRTDGGKEYFWAHELDIVRDEHAHVLSATLKADGKPVTYEGWTTMSKSKNNGVDPQDLIERYGADTARLFVMFASPPEQTLEWNDAGVDGAHRFLRRVWNYAAKNAEALRATGDTTGGDGAEAKALRREVHTVLKQITYDYERMQYNTVVSGAMKLLNALEGFKVGAPAVIREAFGILLRALYPACPHITWQLWQDLGYATVHGDLLDAPWPQVDEGALVQDEIELMLQVNGKLRGAIKVPATADKAAIEAAALASPDFIKFAEGKAPKKIIIVPGRLVNVVVG
- the lptE gene encoding LPS assembly lipoprotein LptE, which gives rise to MINPRRSFVLGLAALSAGCGFQLRRAPELRFKTIYLSGFKPHSPLAEELRRQIASTTTTRVVEVPAQAEVVFDGQTDKRGKGVVVTTAAGEVREIQLRLHLQFRLHTLAGKELIPSTAIALTRDMTYNERDALGKEQEEEMLYRAMQSDIANQVLRRLAAVRSL
- the holA gene encoding DNA polymerase III subunit delta, which produces MQVRADQLAPHLAKGLRPLYVVYGDEPLLAQEATDAIRAAARAAGHTERQVHTVAGAHFDWSGLLGASQAMSLFADKQLIEIRIPSGKPGKDGSEALQRYCETLSDDVVTIVTLPKLDRTQQSSAWFTALDGAGVTVPVFAIERKALPAWIAQRLAAQGQRVQGGEAGQQALAFFSDRVEGNLLAAHQEIQKLALLYPAGELSFEQIEAAVLNVARYDVFKLGEAVLAGQATRALRMLDGLQAEGEAAVLVHWTLANDILSLKRVRDAMNHGKPLPMALREARVWGAKERLFERAVPLLTDNALAQLVEAAQICDGLAKGLKHPDWPLDAWEGLKRLVLMLVQWTAGGGPRKSVRLALTA
- a CDS encoding glyoxylate/hydroxypyruvate reductase A; this translates as MSLLLATDFAPDALAAWAEQLRAALPGVPVLTERHPATDGDITMAIVANPPAGALKDLPRLGFIQSMWAGVDKLLRDDSLPSDVPLARMVDPAMSAAMAETALWATLSLHRDYFRYAEQQRAGVWQQLPQRRADQVHVAVLGLGEMGRAVALRLAGNGYFVSGWSRRQRIMVGVDTCHGDHALADLLRVADVVINLLPLTVRTHSLFDERRFSQMKRGAGFVNLARGQHVVEAALLAALDNGRIGRAVLDVFHTEPLPPNHRFWVHPQVTLLPHAAALTDLSSATGIAVANLNAFREGRPLSHLVDRTKGY
- a CDS encoding CinA family protein, whose product is MSHALSRWDDAVATLAQALRAKGWHLATAESCTGGLIAAACTAIAGSSDWFERGFVTYSNEAKTELIGVPPALIAQHGAVSAEVAQAMAEGALRAARVELAVAVTGIAGPGGATPGKPVGTVWLAVAQHGATTQPVLLQLDGSRSDVREQTVDAALAALLARAR
- a CDS encoding phosphatidylglycerophosphatase A, coding for MSTADPATPAPLNPPLRPAPVKPTARFLLRHPAHVIALGFGSGLSPIAPGTVGTLWAWLAFLVMQPHLSDLHWALLLAFGTLVGWWASTVTARHLHTADPSAIVWDEVIAFWAVLWLVTPAGWWAQFIAFALFRFFDAVKPGPVAWADGLFKGKRGAPIGWGQGFGILFDDLVAALCTLLVIALWRWV
- the thiL gene encoding thiamine-phosphate kinase, which translates into the protein MPTTSTPLGEFDLIGKYFTRPVQRVALGVGDDCALLQPAPGMQLAVSSDMLVEGRHFLSTVAPERLGHKALAVNLSDLAACGARPLAFTLALSMPRVDDRFLEGFSRGLLTLADAHGCELAGGDTTQGALTLCITVFGEVPPGQALLRSGARAGDDLYVSGQVGDARLALEAFRGTVALGGDHFEQVRVAMEQPQPRVALGLALRGIASSAIDVSDGLLGDLGHILQRSQVGACVEVDLLPRSDVLAAQPLALQRECTLAGGDDYELVFTAPASKADAVHAAAKRAATRVTRIGRIDDSGRLTLADARGQAVPHHFGSFDHFKS
- a CDS encoding response regulator transcription factor; its protein translation is MDVNPTPQLGLPMVYLVDDEDVVRDALAWLLRTRRLLSEGFASAEAFEAMLHSRIGPPGAGAGGTAHWPVAPSCLLLDVRMPGTSGLVLFERLIERGLLSLMPVIFLTGHGDVPTAVAAVKRGAFDFVEKPFSDNALVDRVEQALQASTEALLRRRDETSVRKRLGELTDRERDVMHLVIDGLANKLIADQLNISVRTVEVHRARVFEKMDVKSAVELANLLRALPSDGGR
- a CDS encoding nitrogen regulation protein NR(II) → MYNSTLSPPSVPARPRRWRRALLWGALVGLLLVAQSLLVWLTLDYENNRAQEQVDAAAASAIGDLRHALSGDLQDLQALTWNNPPILQWRADAGELLRARRELLRVERRDTSFRVESAVNSPYQTAIFTQIPRDRMDFEAQLACANAQRQAGPSYSRSYFVPLPGGMGLEVVDVCLPAQAAGEITGYLVGTFSLTQLLHDVVAADVTRNHELSFVEGDGTRLARAGLPRGTGVFRSDRVLDLPGLTLQLRVDSGKGRARLIPNLTIALVLSLTLALGAVVVLLARDVRRRAEAEAALAEALAVRKAMEDSLITGLRARDLQGRITYVNPAFCNMVGFSAQELVGQALPPYWPPEHVQEYTARQQVRLTGATPPPAEGYETVFMRKNGERFAVMIFEAPLVDGQGHHTGWMSTALDVSGQRRVEEISRQQQERLQATARLATVGEMASLLSHELNQPLAAIASYATGSLNLMNDTAQADSAEARAETQSLLRQAAQRIAEQAERAGRVIKSVHDFVRRREQAREVVRVDDLIESVLPLVRLQARKSGARIELDLPTPLPHVECDRTMLEQVLLNLSRNGIQAMETTTPLPKRELLIRVRQTHDRWVTFSVIDHGRGVAPDVAQRLFTPFFTTRAEGMGLGLSLCRTVIEQHGGVLDFQNLPAPAASPNRAGGAEFRFTLPAAPMGQVAKKASTAESAS